The Sneathiella sp. P13V-1 genome window below encodes:
- a CDS encoding RT0821/Lpp0805 family surface protein — MAISKKLVAGSVALVLAVSGCSSYQENPKQTGGAVIGGVGGALLGSLFGSGSGRLAAVAAGTLIGAMIGSEIGESLDKADRAAIDRAERRATTAPMGETITWSNPDSGNSGTITPVREGKDTGGRYCREFRQTIEINGRLEEGYGTACRQEDGSWQIMS, encoded by the coding sequence ATGGCTATCAGCAAAAAACTCGTCGCGGGAAGTGTTGCGCTTGTGTTAGCCGTTAGTGGTTGTTCGTCTTATCAAGAGAACCCCAAGCAAACTGGCGGAGCCGTTATTGGCGGTGTTGGTGGCGCCCTGCTTGGCTCCCTGTTTGGATCAGGAAGTGGCCGATTGGCTGCGGTAGCGGCAGGAACGCTGATTGGTGCGATGATTGGTTCTGAAATCGGGGAATCACTAGACAAAGCAGATCGTGCTGCAATTGATCGCGCAGAAAGGCGCGCAACTACAGCGCCGATGGGCGAAACCATTACCTGGAGTAATCCAGATAGCGGTAATTCGGGAACGATTACCCCTGTTCGCGAAGGGAAAGATACCGGTGGGCGCTATTGTCGGGAGTTCCGCCAGACAATTGAGATTAATGGTCGCCTGGAAGAAGGTTATGGAACCGCTTGCCGTCAGGAAGATGGTAGCTGGCAGATCATGTCTTGA
- the pdxH gene encoding pyridoxamine 5'-phosphate oxidase translates to METSQLSDLIAEFKDWLAEAEQSEVNDANAMSVATVNAEGEPSWRMVLLKDVDERGFVFYTNFESQKGTEILGNPKVALGFHWKSLRRVVRVTGVAEQVSDEEADAYFQSRARDSRIGAWASQQSRPMEGRFSLEAAVAKYAAKYPVGNVPRPPYWSGFRVVPHKIEFWKDKPFRLHERRQYNKTENGWIKSILYP, encoded by the coding sequence ATGGAAACCTCTCAACTCTCCGACTTGATTGCAGAGTTTAAAGACTGGTTGGCAGAAGCTGAGCAGTCTGAAGTCAACGATGCCAATGCAATGTCAGTTGCGACTGTGAATGCAGAAGGTGAGCCTTCCTGGCGTATGGTTCTGCTTAAGGATGTCGACGAACGGGGTTTTGTATTCTACACAAATTTTGAAAGCCAAAAGGGTACAGAGATTTTGGGAAACCCAAAGGTTGCACTAGGTTTTCATTGGAAGTCATTGAGACGCGTTGTCCGCGTCACGGGTGTCGCCGAACAAGTCTCAGATGAAGAGGCAGACGCTTATTTCCAAAGCCGCGCAAGAGATAGCCGTATTGGTGCATGGGCAAGCCAACAATCCCGACCGATGGAAGGACGTTTTTCCCTTGAAGCTGCAGTTGCAAAATATGCAGCGAAGTACCCTGTAGGCAATGTGCCACGCCCACCCTACTGGTCCGGTTTCAGAGTTGTGCCACACAAGATAGAGTTTTGGAAAGATAAGCCATTTAGACTGCATGAACGCAGACAGTACAACAAAACAGAAAATGGATGGATTAAATCAATCCTGTATCCTTAA